From the genome of Corallococcus macrosporus DSM 14697:
GGGTGCCGCGTCGGCATCGACCCCGTGCTGACGGACATCGAGTTCCACCGGCTGAAGGCCCTGGGCGTCTCCGCGGAGGCGCTGGAGCGGCGGCGCCAGATGCTCCCCACGCTGAAGCCCATCCCGTCCGACGCCGCGCTGTTCGACATGTTCGCGCGCGCGAACCTGGTGGAGCCCCGCACCCTCTTCATCTCACTCCACTTCAAGGTCTTCCTGGCGCGCTACCAGCCTGACTCTCGAGGATGACCCCGGAGCGCGCGGCCGGAAGCCTCCCGGCCGCGCGCGTCCACGGGCTCACGCCACGGTGAGGATTTCCGCGCCCTGCTCGGTGACGAGCAGGGTGTGCTCGAACTGGGCGCTGCGGCTGCCGTCGGCGGTGACGGCGGTCCACTCGTCATCCCAGGTGCGGTGACCCCAGCCGCCCAGGTTGATCATCGGCTCGACGGTGAAGATCATGCCGGGCTGGATGACGGTGTCGGCCTCCGGCTCGTAGTAGTGCGGAATCTGGAGCGCGGTGTGGAACGTCTCGCCGATGCCGTGGCCACAGTACGCGCGCACCACGCTCATGCCGTTCTGCGTGGCATGCGTCTCGATGGCGCGGCCGATGTCGCTGATGGGCCGGCCCGGCTTCACCGCGGCGATGCCCAACTCCAGGCACTCGCGCGTCACCCGCACCAGGCGCTGGCTCTCCTCGTCCACGTTGCCCACGAAGAGCGTCGCCGAGCAGTCACCGTGCACGCCATCCAGGAAGATGGTGACGTCCAGGTTGACGATGTCGCCATCCTCCAGCGGCCGGCTGTCCGGGATGCCGTGGCAGATGACCTCGTTGACGGAGGTGCAGAGCGACTTCGGATAGCGGTGGTAGTTCAGCGTGCTCGGGTAGCCGCCGCGCTTGATGTAGGCCTCGTGGGTAATCGCATCCAGCTCGTCCGTGGTGATGCCCGGACGCACGTGCGAGGACACCTCCTGGAGCACCTCGGCGGCGGCCTTGCACGCCTTGCGCATGCGGGCGATGACGTCCGGCGTCTTGATGTCCGAGCCCGGGTCCTTGCGCGACGGCCGGCCCGTCAGCGCGTAGTCAGGCCGGGGGATGTGAAGGGGCACCTCGCGGCGGGGGCTGATGACGCCCGGACGGATGCCCTTGCGAGCGCCGGCGTCCGGCCCCTTCTTGCGCGCCTCGGCGGCGTCCGCGCCGCGGTGGCACTTCTTGTACTTGGTGCCGCTGCCACACCAGCAGGCGTCATTGGGGCCCGGAAGCACGGCGGGCGGGGTACGAGGAGGAGCGGCGGTAGTCATGACTCACCTTCTGCGTGGAGTTGCTCGGACTTGCGGGCGCGCATCCAGCGCACCACCTGGGGACGAAGCCAAAGCCGGGGCCGCCCCGTGCCCAGGTCCAGGACGGGCCGGGGCATGTCGGGATAGCGGCGCAGGTAGGTGCTGACGCTGTTGGCGTGGCGCAGGCGCAGCAACCCGGCCACCGCCTGAGCGTCAATCAGGTCTTCGGTCTTCACCATGGGACACATGACGGGCGTGTCTATACCTCTAGACACGCACCCGTGCACGGCTTCTTTCCCGAGGCGGCCCGCGCGATTGCCCGCCAGGTGACGCCGCCCGCCCGGCAGGTGGCCGGGCCTTCAGCGCGCCAGGGCGGCGCACGTCAGGCAGTGCCGGGCCTCCGGGACGGCGCGCAGCCGGTGCCGGCCCATGGCGCCGCCACACCGCGCGCACCGGCCGAACTCCCCGTGGGCGATGCGCGCCAGCGCGTCCTCGATGTCCCGCAGCTCCTGCTCCTCCGCCTGGGTGAAGGACAGGCCCTCCACCCCCGAGGAGGCCCGGGCGCGCAGCCGGTGGCTGCGTTGCCGCAAGGCTTCCTGGGCCTCCCGAGCCAACAGCTCCATGTTCATCTCCCACGGCAGCCACCGCGGACCGGCGGCCCCGTGGGGAGATAATGCTTTCAGGAAGCGTGCCTTGCGGTTCAAGGCACCACGGCCCAGGAAGCGCGCAAGCCTTGCGCTCCCCGGGCGGCGCCCTGCATGGGTTGCGGCGTGTCCCGCGTCACTCCGCCCGCGCGCGCGATTCGGCCCGCGCCCGGGCGCGCTTCTCCACCGCGCGGAAGGTGTCCTCCACCGCGTCCTTCTGGCCCATGCGCGCCAGGAAGCCGGGGATGGAGCCGGCCGGGTCCACCGTGAAGCGGTACACCGCGTGGGACTTCCCCTCGCCCCGGGGCTCCACGCGCCAGCTCCCTTCGTTGAGCCGGATGCGCACCGTCCTGCGCCGCTGGGGGATGGCGTCCGGCTCCGCGCGCCACCGCTGCGCGAACACACCCGAGCCGTCCTCCGCCAGCTTGGACTCCAGCACCACGTTGCAGATGTAGTCACGCGCGGACACCACCGGCAGGTCCAGCCGGGTGTACGTGAGCTGGCCCTCGTCCGGCAGGTCCTTGAGGATGCGGGACTC
Proteins encoded in this window:
- the map gene encoding type I methionyl aminopeptidase translates to MTTAAPPRTPPAVLPGPNDACWCGSGTKYKKCHRGADAAEARKKGPDAGARKGIRPGVISPRREVPLHIPRPDYALTGRPSRKDPGSDIKTPDVIARMRKACKAAAEVLQEVSSHVRPGITTDELDAITHEAYIKRGGYPSTLNYHRYPKSLCTSVNEVICHGIPDSRPLEDGDIVNLDVTIFLDGVHGDCSATLFVGNVDEESQRLVRVTRECLELGIAAVKPGRPISDIGRAIETHATQNGMSVVRAYCGHGIGETFHTALQIPHYYEPEADTVIQPGMIFTVEPMINLGGWGHRTWDDEWTAVTADGSRSAQFEHTLLVTEQGAEILTVA
- a CDS encoding TraR/DksA family transcriptional regulator, with translation MELLAREAQEALRQRSHRLRARASSGVEGLSFTQAEEQELRDIEDALARIAHGEFGRCARCGGAMGRHRLRAVPEARHCLTCAALAR
- a CDS encoding START domain-containing protein, which translates into the protein MKMLWSGAALATCALTLAAGTARAEEAWKTVAEKPYVVKVRSRPGSGAKDVWAEGELAASAADVQAVLRDVASYRHWMPYVKESRILKDLPDEGQLTYTRLDLPVVSARDYICNVVLESKLAEDGSGVFAQRWRAEPDAIPQRRRTVRIRLNEGSWRVEPRGEGKSHAVYRFTVDPAGSIPGFLARMGQKDAVEDTFRAVEKRARARAESRARAE